The following nucleotide sequence is from Centropristis striata isolate RG_2023a ecotype Rhode Island chromosome 7, C.striata_1.0, whole genome shotgun sequence.
AGATTATCCATCTCATGTATTATGTCGGGATAGAGTTACGGTTTCAGcaaatatggcaaaaaaaacccctcataAAAGTTACCTTTAATGGATTATTTTTTTGccatgaatacttttactttaaatatttgAGACGGTCTTCCACCTCCAATTGCTGATAGATTTACTATCAGTGTTTTTATGCAAACAAAGTAGCCTTTAAAAGGTCAATGAGAATAATTCAGACCCAGGAATCAAGATAAATGACTCAGAAGCTCCTTCTCTCCTCACCTTCATCTCTCCTTCTTCTATTACCAGCTGCCAGTTTGCATCTCCGCCCACATCCTGAAGAGAGTAAGTCATATGATTCTGCACCATCTCCTCCACCTAAGAGACGGACGGGTATCGATTAAATTCATATGTCTGAAAGAAACCTTTACTGACCTTTACCTGCCTATTTGAGGACATGCTTTGAAACAAGACACAGTGTTGGGGGGGAAAGAGGAATAAATTATATCAGCTACTTTCAACACTTTATGGTCTTGCGCAATCAACACACCCAGCACCTGTGCTGGTATTTTATTACAGAGGTTTTGATAACATCATTGAAGGCAAACAGTAAAACTATTTCCCCTCTCAGAATCTCAGGAATTCTTTAAGCAAATATATTAGTCACTGAGCTGTAAccatatacatataaaacacataatcCTGCTTGGGGGATGTTATTCACCGCCCCGACAATGCATTAAGAACACAGTGTATAGTCAGTCTGGACTCATGCCTGCTCATGCTGTGGACGACAGAGGGAtttgaggagaggaggaggtagaAAAGGAGAGCTTTCACTAGATTCCAGTCATGCAGCATTAAATATTTCGCTCATCGGTGGCATGATGACAACCATTATGTGATGAAAACAACCCGTCAGTCACTCCAGGTGTTTAACTTTTGTCCAGTcaggttgtttttgtctttgctcCTCACATAAAACTACAAAGACTTTGGTGTTAAAACCTACTAATAACATGCAATTCAAAGCACAggaaacattttgtgaaatcCTGGAGAGACTGGTTAGTAGACATTCTCatgctttttttctgctcatgctgTCTTTGACTGCGGAGGAAAGCAGTAGGCGTTTGCATCCCCCCCGCAGATACAGGTTCTCGCTGTTGACCAAATACAGTACCTGAGCGCTGAATCTGTGAATGTCATCTGACGCACTGACTAGCTCAACGGAGGACAGGGAAGAAGAATGGCTATGGGGCTGTACAGCAGAAAGGAAGATTGAAACAGAAAGCCGTAaggaacaaaaaacagaaagaggcGCCCCGCAGCAGTCCAATCACAACCTGCTCAAAAAGCATTTCATATGAAGAAGTTATGAAGCTCCCAAATTATTGCAAAAAGCAAAAACTGATTCTCTGTGTGAAGCATGGACGCATTATGAGAAGCGAAACAAGCTGCAGAAGCAGAGTGTTACAGACAGGTCGCACTGGTTGTAAGCTGACAGGAATTATGAGACGCTGTAAACAGTAGCAACCTTCACCCCGACGCCTCACTCGAAGcatttttgactttttccttCTTTCACCCTTCTTGGctgtgtcagtgttttattttgtatttaatttaagttCAACCTTAGCTCCTATAAGGTATCTATAACAAACTGTGTAGCCAAAACACAGacactttgagaaaaaaatgtccttactATTTTCCACCAGATTTTCTCATGTTTAGCATCATTATcattctgaaaatgaatgagTATTTGGTAGTTATGGTTATTTCTCAGCACTGAATTTGCatcaaattaaaattgtaattggaaaattgaaagtggaaaatattattattacatagtCTTTTTATAGCAGTCTCAGAAAGAGGAAATTTTTGTCCTCTGAGGCTAAAAGAAGATGTTTGTTTTGACCaaataatgcatcaaaatcCATATTGTTGCTAATCAtggaaactgacatttaaatggttatgaaaatgaaatcataTTCTGTAGTTATATCAGGACACATGCACAGGGGTTACTTTAGAACACAGCAGGATGGAAATAAGATGAATATTAAAGAGAAAGTATGAAATGTGTTAAGCACCTTGGTTGCAAATCGGTGTGTACCGATGGTGGAGTAGGCGTCGCCTGGAGGAACTGGAGTGAGTCGCGGTATCCTGACCTTCTCTGACTGGCACTGAGGGGCAAAGATGTAGGAGTTTAGTGAGAGAGGGACGAAGATACAACAGAAAAAGGCAACATTTTGGTGTATAATGTGTGCAACTGTGCTTTACTTCATTTTACATCgtttaaatgtgtttcaacAATCGAAAGATAAGGAAGAGAGGGGCAGGTGAGATTTAACGTGCCTTCTAGACTAAATGTACAACACATCTCATGTTTTATGCATCTAAACTGACGAGGACATTATGATTGAGCAAGTTAGGATCTTCATCGCACCTGCTCCTCGATCTTGTCCTGTCTGTCCAGTGCAGCTTCCACCGCATCGAAGAACTCATCCTCATTGATCAGACTGTTAGGCCCCTCCTGTGGAAAACAAATGTTGTCAGCAATATAAGAATCTCGTGAGAAAAGCCCTGACCAAGACTGACTAAGGTGCAACATTGGGAAACGAGTCCAGACAAGAAATCATTCTGGTGGGGCTCATCCTGCTGTTTCTAATCCATTTATCTGATTTCATCTTGCCTCATAGTCCGGGCCTCCGTAGTGTGACTTTTTCTTCAGTTCATTCACAGCAGACTTGTAGGCATCTTCTACCCTCCGCCTCTTCTCTAGCtcctaaacacagacagagagagacagcagtgTTGGGTTGTTAGTGCAACCgtattaaaacaacaaataacattGATAGCGTGTAAACAGAAACGCCCATTGAAGCATCTGGGCTGCATTATAAAGAGATCTGCTGATGCAGCACATTTAgacaacaaacaacaggaaTTCAGTGTAACAGAGTAAGAAAACATCTCCACCCCAGTGACAATGCTCCTTTCATCAGATTACTGTCAATAAAGACtcacaataaaaaaagggaagaaaagacAGGTCTGCATGTCACAAACAATTGAGCAAACCCACCACATCAGTCAGCTGCACGCTCAAACAGGTTTTTCTTAAAACtggatacagtgttggaggcAGGGCGCCTGTTATTCCTATGAAGGTTGCTCAGTGgcacatgaagccaaaaaagtttgacttgTATATAAAATTACTCAGATCTATTGCATCTATTGGGCCCAGAAAGCTAGCACAGTAGAATTTCCTTTAGCTCCGCCTCCCAGCTGCTTGGTCTCGAGATTATTCACATAAACAGAGGAAGGATAAAAACTCTTGACTTGGTAATTAGTGAACTTTACAACTTTTACAACTCAATAACAGCTCAATGAAAATGATCTGATGATTTACAGATGTCTCTTTCACAATGTAAGTATATaggaaaatctgttttttttccggCTCAATGGCGTCAAATGACGGACCCGGACGTTGTTGTAATTACAGGGTTAAGCCACTATGTCGAACTGGCTTCAAAGCAGTGCACTGTTCCTGAGGGCTTTGTTTAACCTAATGTGACATCCTTTAGCCAATACACAAACTTGGTGGAGTAGAAGCTACTGCTCTATGACGATAAAGAGACTGTACTATCTATTTTTCTCAGTATCTTACACTTAAAAGCACTGAATTGGAAAGAAGAGTATGTGTTTTGTCTTGATGCGCaagcaaattaataaaaatacaatagatTTACTATGTAGACTGACTCAACTCTGCCCACATATCAGACACTACAAGGagtgaaaaaacaagcaaactaaAGCAACTGAAAGCTAAAAGTATGACACAATAGCGTTCTCTCTAACAACCTAATTGAAGGGAACCAGACAGAAGGAGAATGAGACCAAACAAAGTGTTCAGGAAGGTGTGGACATTCAACACTTGGCACAAAATAAACAGGAGCTGATCCTGCTGTCACCTactagacagacagacagacggagaccTACTTTAAAGAAGTTGCTACAAGTCTGTAGAGGTATCCATCTCTGTGTCTGGTATTTGAGCTGCTCTGTCCTCCTCTGTAGCGAAGGCCTCCACAAACTGCACCACGAAGACTTAGCAGACATTTTTGAATTCTCCATACTAGTCTGAGCAGGTGTGTCCTTTTCCTTTGAAAGTGTATTCTGAACTCGTTTCATATCCCTACTTATTCCACATCAGCGGCTGAACACCCGACACATAACCAAACACAGATAAGATTGAGGTAGTTTCACTCGAGCAGGCTAACTAACTGAAGGCACTTCCCGGCTTTTGTAGGTTTTAGGGTTGGGCAGCATGccttttcacacacagaaagaacTGGTTTGACAACATGAGCCGAGCACATCAGGATGTGGGCATGGAGAGTGTTCCTTAACAGACACAGACCACTCTCAGTGAATGGAGAAGTTTTATGGGAACTCCAACCACTttgataaaaataatcaaataccGAAACAATCAAATAGCAACAGTGTTAAACCTTATTATAGAGAAAACAGGTGCTTTTGTGCTTCTGGTAAGCAACCCTGActatttttaaattgatctGTTCTTTGAGCAATAGCCATTAATGTTACATTCATTACAGCAACCACCTGTTAATCAGCTACATATGATGAAAATGACTCTTTTTCAGTAATCTGACTGGGAAATTCAAGGACACTTAAACAAttagctttctttctttttttaacactatGCTGCTTTACAGTTCCAACTTGGCAGTTGAACGTTGAATGTTGTGAAATATCTTGCTGAAGGCACTTTTGAGAGAGCACCTAACCAAAAGCAGAGTAACACATTGCTTTCCATGCTTCAGTTTAAGGTACCAAATAAACAGAagataaacacacagatatCAGGAACagataaacatattttagaACTCAGGGAAGATTAAGCATGAGGATAAATAAAAGCAGGTTTGAACTACCTCCtaagtcagtagttctcaacctttttgagtcgcgacccccaatttaacatgcatgttgtccgcgacccccactcactgaacacaatctcacatgcacagttcagatcacccaaaaaagacagaaaatgatcaaaaaaagacagaaaatgaccaaaaaagacagaaaatgaccaacaaaagacacaaaatgaccataaaagacacaaaatgaccaaaaaaaacacaaactgaccacaaaatgatcaaaaaaagacacagaatgatcaaaaaagacacaaagacacaaaatgacaaacaaaaaaccccacaaaatgaccaaaaaaagacattaagtgaccaaaaacacattaacacatgaacactttaacacagtggagacagagctgacttccaaaatgatttggcgacccccagaaatcatctcacgaccccaattggggtcccgaccccaaggttgagaatagctgtcctAAGTAGTGGAAGCTAGTTGGCCAGCTGGTATGTTTTACATCACATCACCTTCTAGCCTTTCTAAAACAGCCACAGTAGATTTTTAATAGTATCTTTCCCATCAAATTCACTCTCAACAGGGCAAGCTGACAGTTTCATCATCACAGTGTTGAACCACAACTTTACCATTAGCTCCTcagagtaacacacacacacacacacacacacacacacacacacacacacacaggaaactgTACATTATTCACATAACATTCTGCGCACTGTAGGGGTGTAACAGTATACAGAAGTTAAGGTTACGTTTATACCTCATTTTAGGTGTCACTGACTGtagtaattctttttttttctccaaaacgacaaGTATAAAATAGGGAAATCTCTCTGTAATCTTTTTGGACATGTTGCTTTCTCGAGGGAATTTCACTCTCCTTTAAAAATGTGCTCCAGCGTTTGTTCCTTTGGTGGAGCCTCTGTCTGAGGAACCTGAATAAACTGTATTCCTCTGGgtgtttattttcatctgtagCCTACATCTTTTGCACCGAATCCATTAATAAATCACTCGTATCTGCTTTTTTGCTTGAGGGGGCTTTTGTCTGAGTGACTGTCTGAGTCTCTATCTGCATCAGATGAAACACGGTGAAACACCAAACAGCGTAGATAACAGTAAAATGCAGTATATCAGATCGGGGACATCCCTAGTATGAATACACTACCCGTTAGAGAGAAAGTTTTTTGTATGATAAAGTGCTGAGTGTGAGACCCTACCTTGTCCATTCTCTTCTGCCAGCTGTCCTCTCGTTTGACCATCAGTTCGATGCAGTGGGACAAGGTGGACAGGATGCCTGCTGTGGTGGCTTTAAAGGTGATGGCTTCACCCTTAAAGTCTATTCCATTCATAGCTTTGGGACTGGCAGGAGAAAacactgacacagacagaaacaaagaaataGCTTGGTATGACAgctgacaaaattaaaacatttgatacatatttttaaataaaaataaagaatggcCTGTATCTGCAGGTAAACTCACATTTCTCTTTGCTGCCATTGTTGTTGTGATTGAATTCACCATCCGGTCTTGTAGTGGTCAGAAAGTCCTCTTCGTCCTCCTCTActtctgatttgaaaaaaaggcaacagcaaCTTTAAACGTCCATTTGCATctgatgaattaataaatactgCACCACAACACATCATTTCTCGCAAAAGCATTATTCagattaaactgcatgtttagCATACATAGGAGAGCAGCAGATTTTGAAGACTGCAGAAAGGTTCTGCCTCGGAGATTAAACAGCCCGCAAAGTGCCCTGTAAGTGGATATtgatttttgtttcctttctcaTGAGTCAACCACTCTCCTTCAACTCTGAAACTGCatgaacaaaatacaaaacaaaaatatctaaaaactatttttttggcTGGCAAAAGTCAAAACCAATTCCTCTTTGCCATGTCTACACTGCTCTAAATATCAGATTTCTTTTTGTAAAGCtggatttaaaacaaaatgaaacccATTTAATATTCAATCTCTGACACTACACAAGCTCCGCGATAGTGTATTATGCtacctctgtctctctgaaaTTCATCTTTAGAGACGACGTCAGCACAGGAGTCAAAGTATTTCTGCAGGGTGTCCACTTGTCTGCACAGGATGTCCCGGAAGGTTTCCATTTCTGCTAACTTCTCACGCAACCTGTGCCCCTTCTGAAGCagagagaaagtaaagagaTACAGTCATGATCTGTAAGGGAAAGGATTAATCACAGTTCTCTTGTTTTAACCACAAAGCAAGGTTATCATAAAAAAGGTAGACAACACTTGACAATATTAAATGTGATAAAAGTAGCAACAGAATTAGCCTTTAGCTGGTATTTTCAGGAGTTGCTTTTGTACATGTGGCAAAAGTGTGTTGATGGAAATACCTCAGAGAGGGCAGCCAGGGACAGAGAATTTGATACGATACTGCCAAACATCTTTAAACTCTCTGATGATGGTGTTTTTACCTTGAAGGAAGATGTGGATGTGGCGGACAAGGCACTGGCTGCTGAGGTGAGAGACAACATGGAACCATGACGCCGGAGACTGGTTTCTGAACCATAACCAGACTCGGCCTGCGAATCCAGAGGGACGGATcgaaggaaaagagagagaatgagagaaggggaggggagggaaCAAAAAGTCAGTATGTGCACATAACACATTAAACAATCTGCAATATAATAAGAAAGTCTGCAGCTCAGAAAAACaagacagtgacagagagagggggaggtcAGATCTAGCAGTCAGCAGCACTGAGTAATGCTGCGCTCGACCAGAGCTGAGCTTCTACACCTACACAGACAAACAGTCGGCTAAAGGGACCGGGGCTGATAAACAGACACATGCGTCAACTAAGCCAGCAGACCTGAAACTTGGTGCTGGTTGAGGAACAGTGGAAATAAATGACGCTGTATgccagaggagaggacagatcCAAGCTTGATTATGACTTTCTGGAGGGAAATATTGTGGTACCTATTAGGAAATACAGTGTACTGTCTCTAATGGCATTATAAAACATATCAAGTGCATGACCTGGCATTACTGAGTAAGGGAGTGGCAGTGACTGCATTTGTTCCAATAAATAACCAGCTTATGACTGGGACTGCCTACTCAGCAAAGTGACAGTATTTTAGCTTACGTGCATACACACCCAGCCAGCTCAACCAAGGCAAAATATTCTTCTTTGTCCCACATGCAGCTGTTAACTGTTATCCACGACATTAGAGAGAGAAAGTAAATTCATGTTTAGGGCGCAAAGACGACACCAGAGAGGTTTGGAAAGTTCTATGAACACTTTGGGCTTAACCTAACATACACAATCAAAGATTGATTTCCATCATGATGGTTTAGTGTATGCAATATGTTCCTGGCTGGCAGGAGCTACCTGGCATTGTAACAAATCAAAGCACATTAATACTGAAATATCATATTACATCTCTGGTGCATTGCTGTGAAGCAACATGGCAcgcaagtaataaaaaaaagacactgtttTATCAATAGTGAGTAcaattctgtgactttttagGATTTATACCCACTCTAGGGACACAAGTGTCATTAactatttgaaatgttttttttgtattttgtttcacattttaaaaacataatttgagAACGCAAATGATACAATTCAATGTAAATATAGtagaaataaatgcacattgtccaaaaaagaaatgtaagtttaaaaaaaatccccatagccTACTTAttataaaatgacccaaaatgtgCCGATGACTTGCTGTGGGTGTGATGCATATAGATGACTTGATGTTACTTGAGTGGACGAATTTTTATGCCAAGTAGTTTTGTATTGTTGATTGAGTGTTTTTCTCGCAAGccctaattaatttaatttccctCCATTACACTACCTAAAATCGCATCTCTTGATACACgcttaaaaaagtgttttttttcccatctaTGCCCTTAAGTCTCAACCACTTTGCAACACAATATGATGCCTTTACCTTGTGTTAGTGtaaccatttttattttagtaacgAAAACATCACAACTCATTTATGCTATATCTAAACTAAGTTTGAACTTACACAAAACTGATGCAACCAGCTGCTGTACTTACATTAATATCTTTACTCAACCAGTAGAAACAGTAATGAGGAGCTTGTGCGACAGGATAAATTCTTTTACGTAAAAATCAGGATCCCAGAGATCTTGTGGTGGGTTTTAGGAGTTCAAATTTACATGCTGAGGTTAACACCGGACCTTTGCATGTACTCTCCTCTTCcattattaaattaacaagGGACTGGAAGCTATTCCTGATTACTAATTGGCATGCAGAGGTATCTCTTGAGAACAGTGTGCAAACtgaggaggaagtcaggtgacaaACACATGAGCCTAAACTCTCCAGAGAGAGCACACATTAGCTGCTTTTCACACATGTATTGCAACACGACACTCAGATTGACATTACCTGGAGGAGCAGGTGTGTGAGAACACAACAGTACGAAtcagttgaaccagacatttaATGGACTTTACTGTGCCAGCTCCCGACTACCAAGTCCTTGTAATGTCCAACCGAGTCTACGCGTAAAGCTAGTCATCGTCCAGAGAATTCACAGCTTCAGattcacacattttattttaaataggaAATTTTTCCAGCTGCAAATAGTGGCAGAGCTGCATGCCAGGcatgctttttatttaaaatgaaagtCAATCATTGCTGACACTTTGACTTGTGGGCTGCAAAGCTTCAACCCTGATGGCtcaaaaaatattaattgtCGACAGTGAAACAGGgatattattttgtaatattcttGTGCATTAGTCTGATATTAACTATATCATATCAGTATTTCTTTAATCTGTTTCCTGCTTAAACAACCACAGCCTACATTTCAACAGCTGAAAATGACAGTTGCGTAGTTACAGAGATAAATTAACATTTGCAAAAttagctaaaaactaaaactgtcaCTAAAGAATCTGATTTGCTTTAGTGTATTTCTAGGTCAGACTG
It contains:
- the LOC131974622 gene encoding ceramide transfer protein-like isoform X4, translating into MSGSTDSYCCVLTHLLLQAESGYGSETSLRRHGSMLSLTSAASALSATSTSSFKKGHRLREKLAEMETFRDILCRQVDTLQKYFDSCADVVSKDEFQRDREVEEDEEDFLTTTRPDGEFNHNNNGSKEKLFSPASPKAMNGIDFKGEAITFKATTAGILSTLSHCIELMVKREDSWQKRMDKELEKRRRVEDAYKSAVNELKKKSHYGGPDYEEGPNSLINEDEFFDAVEAALDRQDKIEEQCQSEKVRIPRLTPVPPGDAYSTIGTHRFATKVEEMVQNHMTYSLQDVGGDANWQLVIEEGEMKVYRREVEENGIVLDPLKATHAVKGVTGHEVCHYFWDTAVRMDWETTIENFNVVETLSDNAVIVYQTHKRVWPASQRDVLYLSAIRKILATNENDPDTWLVCNFSVDHDNALPTNRCVRAKINVAMICQTLVSPPEGDKEISRDNILCKITYVANVNPGGWAPASVLRAVAKREYPKFLKRFTSYVQEKTAGKPILF
- the LOC131974622 gene encoding ceramide transfer protein-like isoform X2, which gives rise to MQTHRVPVTCSVMDAGHKDGHDEKVSHIRAESGYGSETSLRRHGSMLSLTSAASALSATSTSSFKKGHRLREKLAEMETFRDILCRQVDTLQKYFDSCADVVSKDEFQRDREVEEDEEDFLTTTRPDGEFNHNNNGSKEKLFSPASPKAMNGIDFKGEAITFKATTAGILSTLSHCIELMVKREDSWQKRMDKELEKRRRVEDAYKSAVNELKKKSHYGGPDYEEGPNSLINEDEFFDAVEAALDRQDKIEEQCQSEKVRIPRLTPVPPGDAYSTIGTHRFATKVEEMVQNHMTYSLQDVGGDANWQLVIEEGEMKVYRREVEENGIVLDPLKATHAVKGVTGHEVCHYFWDTAVRMDWETTIENFNVVETLSDNAVIVYQTHKRVWPASQRDVLYLSAIRKILATNENDPDTWLVCNFSVDHDNALPTNRCVRAKINVAMICQTLVSPPEGDKEISRDNILCKITYVANVNPGGWAPASVLRAVAKREYPKFLKRFTSYVQEKTAGKPILF
- the LOC131974622 gene encoding ceramide transfer protein-like isoform X3, producing the protein MLGPANRRDCSSVLLCFGCWNGRMAESGYGSETSLRRHGSMLSLTSAASALSATSTSSFKKGHRLREKLAEMETFRDILCRQVDTLQKYFDSCADVVSKDEFQRDREVEEDEEDFLTTTRPDGEFNHNNNGSKEKLFSPASPKAMNGIDFKGEAITFKATTAGILSTLSHCIELMVKREDSWQKRMDKELEKRRRVEDAYKSAVNELKKKSHYGGPDYEEGPNSLINEDEFFDAVEAALDRQDKIEEQCQSEKVRIPRLTPVPPGDAYSTIGTHRFATKVEEMVQNHMTYSLQDVGGDANWQLVIEEGEMKVYRREVEENGIVLDPLKATHAVKGVTGHEVCHYFWDTAVRMDWETTIENFNVVETLSDNAVIVYQTHKRVWPASQRDVLYLSAIRKILATNENDPDTWLVCNFSVDHDNALPTNRCVRAKINVAMICQTLVSPPEGDKEISRDNILCKITYVANVNPGGWAPASVLRAVAKREYPKFLKRFTSYVQEKTAGKPILF
- the LOC131974622 gene encoding ceramide transfer protein-like isoform X5, which codes for MSEKSSSSGSDEDVDPESGQPVELGGVLSKWTNYIHGWQDRWVVLKNNTLSYYKSEDEREYGCRGSLCLSKAVITPHEFDECRFDISVNDSVWYLRAEDPEHRLQWIESIELHKAESGYGSETSLRRHGSMLSLTSAASALSATSTSSFKKGHRLREKLAEMETFRDILCRQVDTLQKYFDSCADVVSKDEFQRDREVEEDEEDFLTTTRPDGEFNHNNNGSKEKLFSPASPKAMNGIDFKGEAITFKATTAGILSTLSHCIELMVKREDSWQKRMDKELEKRRRVEDAYKSAVNELKKKSHYGGPDYEEGPNSLINEDEFFDAVEAALDRQDKIEEQCQSEKVRIPRLTPVPPGDAYSTIGTHRFATKPHSHSSSLSSVELVSASDDIHRFSAQVEEMVQNHMTYSLQDVGGDANWQLVIEEGEMKVYRREVEENGIVLDPLKATHAVKGVTGHEVCHYFWDTAVRMDWETTIENFNVVETLSDNAVIVYQTHKRVWPASQRDVLYLSAIRKILATNENDPDTWLVCNFSVDHDNALPTNRCVRAKINVAMICQTLVSPPEGDKEISRDNILCKITYVANVNPGGWAPASVLRAVAKREYPKFLKRFTSYVQEKTAGKPILF